The Eubacterium ventriosum genome includes the window TTATTATTGTAAAAATCACCGAAATAATGGTCATTCTTGTATATATTTTCTTTTTCACTTACTTGTCCTTTCTGTAATTCATTGTGTAACCCACATTCCTTACAGTCTGAATAAGACTTCCTTTTTCGCCTATCTTACGTCGTAATGTTTTAATGTGCATATCAAGAGTACGTGATTCACCTTCGTAATCAATCCCCCATACTCTGTCAAGAATCTGGCTTCTCTGAAGAACGATTCCTGAGTTCTGAATTAACATTTTTAATAACTGATATTCCTTGTATGTTAATTCAGTCTCTTGTCCATCAACTAAAACCTGATGCTTAGCATCATCCATTGTTATGCCATCAAAACTGTAAATGTGACTTCCACCTGAAACATTTGCTCTCCTTAACAAAGCTTTCACTCTTGAAATTAGTTCCATAATTCCAAAAGGCTTTGTCATATAATCATCTGCTCCCTGATCAAGCCCTTTTACCTTGTCCATTTCAGAAGTTTTTGCAGTAACCATTATAACCGGTAACTTTGCCGTACTCTGCTCAGCTCTCACATCCTTTAACACAGATAATCCGTCTCTGTCAGGTAACATTATATCCATAATTATCAAATCCGGATGCTCTTTTGTCAAGGCATTTTCGAAATCTGATGCTGTTGCAAAAGCACTTACCTCATATCCTGCATTTTTCAATGCAAACTGTTCAATTTCCGAAATATTCTTATCATCTTCTAAAATATAGATTTTTCCCATATGCGTTTCCTATTTTTTTTCAGGTAAGATTGAATAAGCAATGTTTACGGCATGATCCGCTATTCTTTCTAACCCAATTACTAAATCAGTAAAAATAAGTCCAGCCTCAATTGAGCAATCACCTGCTGCCATTCTTTCAACATGACCTTCCTGATAATCAATCTGCATCTGATCAATAATGTCTTCTAATTCATTAATCTTATCCATATTAGACTTGTCATTGTTAACAAATGTTTTTACTGATTCATCAAAAATCTTAATTACTTTGTTATACATTTTTATAAGTTCTTTTTTTCCTTCATTAGAAAAGTTGATTTTTTTATTTTTCTCTTTAAAAGCGTCATCCATAATATTTACTGCATGGTCGCCAATACGTTCTACGTCAATAACAACGTGGAATAAACCACCTAATCTTTCTCTATCCTTAATAGGCATACCATACTGGTTAGCTTTTACCATATATTCTGTTATTCTATGACTTAAGAAATCAATGTACTTCTCTCTTTTATAAACATCATCTGAAGCACTTCTGTCATTTTCAATTAATGCTCTTGTTGAAAATTCAAGATTCTCTCTTACCATTAATGCCATACGTTCAATTTCCTGAACAATTTCAACCATGGCTGTTGATGAAGATGGTGCACCTGAAACTCCAATGTATTTTAATACCATTTCGTTTTCATCATGTTCTTCATTTCCCTTTGAATGAATAACCTTCTTTGATAATTTTACAAGAAGACCTGAACATGGGAATAATATAATAGTCTGGAATACCTTAAATAATGTGTCTGCGTTGGCAACAAATCTCTTAAAGTCACCTGAACCGCTAATACCCATAATTCCATTAATAATAGTCTGGCTTGCAAAAGCTAATATTATTGAAATAACAACAAGACCTACAACGTTAAACATGACGTGGATAAATGCTGTTCTCTTAGCGTTTCTGTTAGCATTCATTGCAGCCATAACTGCAGGTGTACATGAACCGATGTTTGCACCTAAGATAAAGTATAAACATGCCAATGGTTCAACAAGTCCTGAGCCTGCCAATAATACCAATACGCTGACTGTTACTGATGAACTCTGAACAATAACTGTTAAAACAAGTCCAAGCAAAACTGCTATGAAAGGATTGTCCAAATATTCAAAAATCCTTACTAATGACTCATATTCCGGTATCTGGCCAAGTGCCCCTGTCATAAAGTTAATTCCAAGGAATAATGCACCGAAACCAAAAATAACCGCTGCTATCTTTTTAAGTAATGGTTTCTTTCCGAACATTAATACGGCTGAACCAATAAATATAATAAATGGTGCCACTGCCGTAAGTTTTAATGATACTAACTGTGAAGTGATTGTTGTACCGATGTTTGCACCAAAAGTTAACCCTACTGATCTTTCAAGTGTTAAAATGCCTGCATTTACAAAACTTACTTCCATTACAGTTGTTGCACCTGAAGACTGAATAAATGCAGTAAATAATGCACCAAATACTACTCCTATAAATTTAGTTTTTGTGCATTTGTCTAATACCCCTCTAAGTTTTTCACCTGCGGCCTGCTGAAGACTGTCACTCATATATTTCATTCCAAATAAAAAGAGTGCAAGACCACTCAACAATTCTGTTATCATTGTGTACATAACTCTAATTAACTCCTAAATATCTTTTTCATTATTTTCGCTGTCGCTTCTTTACAATAACAAGCCTAAGTAAAATCTACGTAAAAATTTTAACATAGTTTTTACTTTTATACTAGATAAATATCTTTTTTTTAATATTATTTCGATTTATTAGTACTTTTCCACAAAATTTGCATAAAGATACTGCTAATTTTTTTCAGTTTGGTTTTAAATATACGCCTCTGCAATCCTTTGGAGAATTTTTGCTTAATATAATTTCCATATGAATTTCTTATTAAGAAAAAAAATGTGGGACATTTTCTTACATCCCACACTTTTTCTTAACAAAATATTTACTCCATTATTTTGTATTTTTTCATTAATTCTTTCTGATAAGACTCATCTTCTGCTGATTTTTCAAGCTCATCATATTTCTTTTCTGACATTAATGCTTTGATTAACTTATTAACCTGACCGGATCCCTGAGCTTTTCCTTCTGCAATGCCTTTTCTCCAACCTTCGGCAAGTCCTCTCTTATACTGTCGGTCCATTTCTGTATTATATGACATGTATATTACCTCCAATGCCTATTTTGTCTATCGAGTTATCCTATGGACATCTTTTCCCATAATCCTATATTATAAGCATTGTGACAAAATTTCAATCATTTCATCAACATTTTCTTTTGTTATAACAAGAGGTGGTACCATTCTAAGCACATCACATCCTGCTGATATAACAAGAAGTCCTTTTTCAATGGCTTTATTTACAGTGTCTATAACAGGTGTTGTAAGAACAAGTCCCTGCATAAGTCCTTTACCACGTCTTGCAACAACATTGTCATACTGTTCCACTAATTTGTCCAACTGTTCTTCCAAATAATTGCTTACTTCATTAACATGTTCAAGAATATTCATTTCTTCAAACAAATCAAATACTTTTGAAACTGCTGCTGTTGCCAATGGATTTCCACCATAAGTTGTTCCGTGATCTCCCGGAACTAATGAATCACAACACTTCTCCCCTGCAACAAATGCTCCAACAGGAACACCACAGCCTAAAGCCTTGGCTGTTGTAATAATATCAGGTTTAACATTATAATGCTGGAATGCATACATCTTTCCTGTTCTTCCCATACCACACTGGATTTCATCACAAATCATTATAATGTCATTGTCATCACAAATCTTTCTGACTCCTTCCATAAATTCCTTAGTTGCCGGATAAATTCCACCTTCACCCTGCACAGGTTCAACAATAATGGCACATGTTTTTTCATTTATCAATGCCTTTACACTGTCTAAGTTATTAAACTCTGCAAACTTAATTCCTGAAATCATTGGCCCAAAAGGTTCCTGATAATGTGAGTTACCTGTTAATGCCAAAGCTCCCATTGTTCTTCCGTGGAAAGAATGATTCATTGCAATAACTTCGTGGTCTGAATTTTTATCTCTGTCATAAGCATAACGCTTAGCCATTTTTAATGCACCTTCAATAGCTTCTGCACCACTGTTAGTAAAGAATGCTTTCTTAAGTCCTGATGCTTCCACTACCTTTTTTGCTGCTTCAATGGCAGGCACATTATAATACAAATTAGATGTGTGTATAAGCTTGTCAATCTGAGCCTTTAACGCATCATTATATTCTTTGTTTCCATATCCTAATGCAAATACAGCTATTCCTGCTGCAAAGTCTAAATATTTCTTTCCATTGACATCATAAAGATAAACACCTTCACCTTTATCTAATACGATTTTAAATCTGTTATATGTATGTACAAGGTACTGTTCTCCCTGGTCCATATATTCTTTATCTGTCATTTTACTTTCCTCACTTTTATTAACGTTTTATTTGTTTAATAAGTCAGTATAGAATTTTTCCTGTTCGTCATCTAAAATTGCTGTACCAACACCTTTATTTGTAAAGATTTCAAGAAGAATACTATGTGGAATCCTTCCGTCAAGAATATGAACTCTTGATACACCATTTTTTATAGCATCCATACAGTTTTTAATTTTTGGTAACATTCCGCCGGCAATTATACCATCTTCAATTAATTTTTCTGCTTCTGAAACTGTCATTTCTGAAATAACTGTACTGCTATCATCTTTATCCATATAAACACCTTCAGTATCTGTTAAGAATGCAAGTTTTTCTGCTTTTACTGCTTCTGCAATTGCACTTGCAGCATCATCAGCATTAATATTGTAACCATGATAATCTTCATCTAATCCAATAGGACAAATAATTGGTA containing:
- a CDS encoding aspartate aminotransferase family protein, producing MTDKEYMDQGEQYLVHTYNRFKIVLDKGEGVYLYDVNGKKYLDFAAGIAVFALGYGNKEYNDALKAQIDKLIHTSNLYYNVPAIEAAKKVVEASGLKKAFFTNSGAEAIEGALKMAKRYAYDRDKNSDHEVIAMNHSFHGRTMGALALTGNSHYQEPFGPMISGIKFAEFNNLDSVKALINEKTCAIIVEPVQGEGGIYPATKEFMEGVRKICDDNDIIMICDEIQCGMGRTGKMYAFQHYNVKPDIITTAKALGCGVPVGAFVAGEKCCDSLVPGDHGTTYGGNPLATAAVSKVFDLFEEMNILEHVNEVSNYLEEQLDKLVEQYDNVVARRGKGLMQGLVLTTPVIDTVNKAIEKGLLVISAGCDVLRMVPPLVITKENVDEMIEILSQCL
- a CDS encoding Na/Pi cotransporter family protein → MYTMITELLSGLALFLFGMKYMSDSLQQAAGEKLRGVLDKCTKTKFIGVVFGALFTAFIQSSGATTVMEVSFVNAGILTLERSVGLTFGANIGTTITSQLVSLKLTAVAPFIIFIGSAVLMFGKKPLLKKIAAVIFGFGALFLGINFMTGALGQIPEYESLVRIFEYLDNPFIAVLLGLVLTVIVQSSSVTVSVLVLLAGSGLVEPLACLYFILGANIGSCTPAVMAAMNANRNAKRTAFIHVMFNVVGLVVISIILAFASQTIINGIMGISGSGDFKRFVANADTLFKVFQTIILFPCSGLLVKLSKKVIHSKGNEEHDENEMVLKYIGVSGAPSSSTAMVEIVQEIERMALMVRENLEFSTRALIENDRSASDDVYKREKYIDFLSHRITEYMVKANQYGMPIKDRERLGGLFHVVIDVERIGDHAVNIMDDAFKEKNKKINFSNEGKKELIKMYNKVIKIFDESVKTFVNNDKSNMDKINELEDIIDQMQIDYQEGHVERMAAGDCSIEAGLIFTDLVIGLERIADHAVNIAYSILPEKK
- a CDS encoding response regulator transcription factor, which encodes MGKIYILEDDKNISEIEQFALKNAGYEVSAFATASDFENALTKEHPDLIIMDIMLPDRDGLSVLKDVRAEQSTAKLPVIMVTAKTSEMDKVKGLDQGADDYMTKPFGIMELISRVKALLRRANVSGGSHIYSFDGITMDDAKHQVLVDGQETELTYKEYQLLKMLIQNSGIVLQRSQILDRVWGIDYEGESRTLDMHIKTLRRKIGEKGSLIQTVRNVGYTMNYRKDK